The genomic region TCTCCTCGGACCACGCGCTGGTGCTGGACCGGGTCCCGGAGTCGGCCATCATCCTGGGCGGCGGCGTCATCGGCGTCGAGTTCGCCTCGGCGTGGAAGTCCTTCGGCACCGACGTGACCATCGTCGAGGGCCTGAAGCACCTCGTGCCGGTCGAGGACGAGAACAGCTCGAAGCTCCTGGAGCGCGCGTTCCGCAAGCGCGGCATCAAGTTCAACCTGGGCACCTTCTTCCAGAAGGCCGAGTACACCGGGAACGGCGTCAAGGTCACCCTGGCGGACGGCAAGGAGTTCGAGGCCGAGGTGCTGCTCGTGGCCATCGGCCGCGGACCGGTCTCGCAGGGCCTCGGTTACGAGGAGCAGGGCGTCGCGATGGACCGCGGCTACGTCCTGGTCGACGAGTACATGCGCACCAACGTCGAGACCATCTCGGCCGTCGGTGACCTGGCCCCGACCCTCCAGCTCGCGCACGTCGGCTTCGCCGAGGGCATCCTGGTGGCCGAGCGGCTGGCCGGTCTGAAGACCGTGCCGATCGACTACGACGGTGTGCCGAAGGTGACGTACTGCCACCCCGAGGTCGCGTCCGTGGGCCTGTCCGAGGCCAAGGCCAAGGAGATCTACGGCGCCGACAAGGTCGTCGCGCTGAAGTACAACCTGGCCGGCAACGGCAGGAGCAAGATCCTCAAGACGTCGGGCGAGGTCAAGCTCGTCCAGGTCAAGGACGGTGCCGTCGTCGGCGTCCACATGGTCG from Streptomyces sp. NBC_01267 harbors:
- the lpdA gene encoding dihydrolipoyl dehydrogenase, which encodes MANDASTVFDLVILGGGSGGYAAALRGAQLGLDVALIEKNKLGGTCLHNGCIPTKALLHAGEIADQARESEQFGVKATFEGIDIAGVHKYKDDVIAGLYKGLQGLVASRKVTYIEGEGRLSSPTSVDVDGRRIQGRHVLLATGSVPKSLPGLEIDGNRIISSDHALVLDRVPESAIILGGGVIGVEFASAWKSFGTDVTIVEGLKHLVPVEDENSSKLLERAFRKRGIKFNLGTFFQKAEYTGNGVKVTLADGKEFEAEVLLVAIGRGPVSQGLGYEEQGVAMDRGYVLVDEYMRTNVETISAVGDLAPTLQLAHVGFAEGILVAERLAGLKTVPIDYDGVPKVTYCHPEVASVGLSEAKAKEIYGADKVVALKYNLAGNGRSKILKTSGEVKLVQVKDGAVVGVHMVGDRMGEQVGEAQLIYNWEALPAEVAQLIHAHPTQSEALGEAHLALAGKPLHSHD